The following proteins are co-located in the Calliphora vicina chromosome 2, idCalVici1.1, whole genome shotgun sequence genome:
- the Dnaaf4 gene encoding dynein axonemal assembly factor 4, whose amino-acid sequence MVQVTQTEEEIKIIIELNRLITRKPDIVLLPTYLKFNNPPIFFERHLTQEIDEVASFCRIFKNEARIILIKKEKGIWPEIFQKLNKEELFQKRLEYSDQIISRNKERDEKALERYEQKRRTEITREVSRETALRERVKQFEKEACREAMIVQPKETHVKATKPELVRNLAVTSSPRPPSLSSARATSAKGFNRLGTPIARPMAALRSSGKINVNFSSFQYATPKRESQEGLPRPFVVESVPKTCNSRDDKAESENQ is encoded by the coding sequence ATGGTTCAAGTAACCCAAACCGAAGAAGAAATTAAAATCATCATTGAGCTAAATCGGTTGATAACCCGTAAACCGGATATTGTGCTGTTGCCcacatatttgaaatttaataatccTCCCATATTCTTTGAACGTCATCTAACACAGGAAATCGATGAAGTGGCCAGCTTTTGTCGCATATTTAAAAATGAGGCACGCATTATACTGATCAAAAAGGAAAAGGGCATTTGGCCTGAAATCTTTcagaaattaaacaaagaagAACTATTTCAAAAACGTTTGGAATATTCCGATCAGATAATCTCCAGAAATAAGGAACGTGATGAAAAGGCCTTGGAACGTTATGAACAGAAAAGGCGCACAGAAATAACACGTGAGGTAAGCAGAGAGACAGCCTTGCGTGAGCGtgttaaacaatttgaaaaggAAGCTTGTCGTGAGGCCATGATAGTACAACCCAAAGAAACCCATGTCAAAGCAACAAAACCAGAATTAGTAAGAAATTTGGCAGTTACTTCTTCACCGAGACCACCCTCTTTGTCAAGTGCTAGAGCCACTTCTGCCAAGGGTTTTAATCGCTTGGGCACACCTATAGCCCGTCCTATGGCAGCCTTGCGTAGTAGTGGTAAAATTAATGTAAACTTTAGTAGTTTTCAATATGCTACCCCAAAACGTGAATCTCAAGAAGGTTTACCGCGTCCTTTTGTGGTAGAGAGTGTCCCAAAAACTTGTAATTCGAGAGATGACAAAGCAGAATCGGAGAATCAGTGA
- the LOC135950241 gene encoding low density lipoprotein receptor adapter protein 1-A-like, whose amino-acid sequence MAFFRKWKTHYKHKKFTSDDAIDGEDWGLDVKTPTKDAKQVDDLKLNFEGSLEADDEEDIKPIFQSYDIKYLGCTPIENKRSEKVTSEAIKTVIANAKAGGRKIKTQKRVKANISQEGIEVLDHATDDSLMRFSIYKISYCSVDASNDHAFSFVSSEPDPLSDKEKLSCHVFLCPKRKIAHEITLLVARCFENAYQNWRDTVVHQGKHQANNNNNSNNNNNIDNSAKFEAKNILKEQNGFGVIESKAEIHYNTTSATEPKKVDNPLIDLAANDNDVRKYLQNTWVSFEDDQEQAHRMVAC is encoded by the coding sequence AATTTACATCAGACGATGCGATAGACGGTGAAGATTGGGGCTTGGATGTGAAAACCCCCACCAAGGATGCCAAACAAGTTGATGATTTGAAATTGAACTTTGAGGGCAGTTTGGAGGCCGATGATGAGGAAGATATTAAGCCTATATTTCAATCGTATGACATTAAATACTTGGGTTGTACACCCATTGAGAATAAACGTTCCGAAAAAGTTACTTCGGAGGCTATAAAAACTGTGATTGCCAATGCCAAAGCGGGtggtagaaaaattaaaacacaaaaacgCGTCAAAGCCAATATATCACAGGAGGGCATTGAAGTATTGGATCATGCCACCGATGATTCTCTCATGCGTTTCTCCATTTACAAAATCTCCTATTGTTCTGTAGATGCCTCCAATGATCATGCTTTTTCGTTTGTCAGCTCCGAACCAGATCCCCTGTCCGATAAGGAGAAATTGTCTTGCCATGTCTTTTTGTGTCCTAAGCGTAAGATAGCCCATGAAATAACTCTGTTGGTGGCACGTTGCTTTGAGAATGCCTATCAGAATTGGCGTGATACAGTGGTGCATCAGGGCAAACATCAggccaacaataataataattcaaataacaacaacaatattgaCAATAGTGCTAAGTTCGAAGCCAAAAATATCCTTAAAGAACAAAATGGTTTTGGTGTCATAGAATCCAAAGCTGAGATACACTATAACACAACTTCGGCCACTGAACCGAAGAAAGTGGATAATCCTCTTATCGATTTAGCTGCCAACGATAATGATGTGCGAAAGTATTTACAGAATACTTGGGTATCATTCGAAGATGATCAAGAGCAGGCTCATCGTATGGTGGCCTGTTGA